The genomic DNA CGCCACGATGGCCACGTCCGCCCCCGCGTAATAGAAAGGCATCTCGCCCAGGCTGTCGCCCAGCAGCACCGCCTTGTCAGCCAGCGCGGCCACGTCCGCGCCCTCGCTGCGGCGTGCGAAGGAAACCCCTTGCGCGCGCAACAGGTCCGCCACGTCGCCAAAACGCTGGGGATGGCGAGGAATCAGCACGACCAGCGGGGCCTGGTCGTTCACCTTGGGCAGAGGATGCGCCCGCAGCGCGGCAAGCAGCATGGCCTCTTCGCCTTCACGCGTGCTGGCAACCGCCAGCACCGGACGTCCCAGTGCCTGGCGCCAGGCCTTGCCCGACGAGACCTGGTCTGGCGGCAGCGTGAGATCGAATTTGAGATTCCCCACGACCTGGATGTCCCGCGCGCCCGCCAGCGCGAGACGCCCGCCATCTTCGGCGGTCTGGGCCAGCACGATATCCAGCCCGGCCAACGCCTCGCGCAGCGCCTCCCCCAGCCAGCGCGCCTGCGCCAGCGACGACGGGGAAAAGCGCGCACTGGCCAGCGCCATGGGCACGCCCTGCTTGCGCGCCTGCGCAAGCAGGTTCGGCCACACCTCTCGTTCGATCAGCACCCCGCAGCGCGGCCTGGCCCGCGCCAGGAAGCGCCGGGTGGCGCCAGGGAAATCGTAGGGCAGCCAGGCTTGGCGCAACTGGCCTTGCGCGATCGCATCAGGGAACAGGCGCGCCCCTTCGGCGCGGCCTGTCGCCGTCATGTGGGTCAGCAATACAGGCAGGCCGCGCGCCAGCAGCGCGCGCAGCAAGGGTTCGGCGGCCCGCGTCTCGCCCAGACTGACCGCATGCACCCAGACCGGCCGGTTGTCGGGGGCGGATGGCGTGACCCAGCCGAGGCGCTCGACGCCCAGGATGTGCCAGTGCCCGCCAGCCTTGCGGGCACGGCGCCACATCCATAGCCAAAGCACCGGCGCCAGCAGACGCAGGGCCCAGGTATAGAGGGTACGTCCCGGCATGTCAGGCGTCCGGCGCTTCGCCCAGCGCCTGTTCGACGGCGCGTTGCACCGCGTCCCGCGAAGGCGGCGCCCCCCGATCGCCCAGGCTGGCGGTGTAGGCGCTCCCCACCAGCGGCGTGCGGACAGGCGTGGAAGCCTTGTAGATGCCCACGGTGGGGCGGCCCAGGCCGGCCGACAGGTGGGTCAGCCCGCTATCGAGCCCCACCATGAGACGTGCGCCCGCCAGCTCGCGGGCGATCTCGGTGAGGCCCATGCGGGGCAGCACCACGGCATTCTCGCGCGCCACGATCAAGGATTGCGCCCGCGCGGTTTCGGCGGCATTGCCCGCCAGCAGGCGCAGGCCGAGGCCCGCTTCCTGCAGCTGGTCGAACACCGCCTGCCAGTCTTCCACCGGCCAGAGTTTGTCGTCGCGGCTGGCCGACGGCATGATGATCGCGTAAGGCGATCCGGTGGCCTGTCCCTCGGCGGGCGCCTGGCCCGGCACGCGGGCAAAGGCCTGCAGGCCGAAATCCGGTGCGCCCTGGGGCGTGTAGCCGAACACCGACGCCGCCAGCTTGCGCTGGCGGATGACGGCAGGCTGCCAGAATTCCACCCGATGCCGCACGTCGTAGAACAGCGACGCCAGGGGCTCGCGCGCCGAGCGCCAATCCAGGCCATGTTTCACGCCGCGCGCCTGGCGCACCAGCCAGGCGGACTTCATGAGCGCCTGCATATCCAGCACGATGTCATAGCGCACGTCGCGCAAACGCTGGCGCAGCGCCGCGCGTTCGGCCCGCACCGGCGCCGACCACCAGGCCTTGCGCCAGCGGCGATGCGCCACGCGGATGACCTCGTTGACGGCGGGATGCCAGCCGGGAATCTCGGCAAAGGACTCCTCGGCCAGCCAGTCGATCTGGGCCCCGGGCACATGCGCGGCGATGTCGGAGATCGCGGGCAGCATGTGCACCAGGTCGCCGAGCGAGGAGGTGCGTACGATTAGGATGCGGGTGGGCATGGAGGAATGCGATAGGCGATGCGGCGCCTGTCCGTTGGGCAGCTTGGAATGTACAACACCGTGCGCTAGCCACAAGCACTCGATGCATTAGACGACTGCCGCGGGCGAGGAACTGAATTATTATCGCGCAAGTCTGGAATGCAGCGCCTCCCGGCGGCAGTCCGCCCCTTGCCCACATCATGCCGCCTCCCATCACCCATCCCGAATCCCGGCTGGTCCTCTTGCCATATGCCGCGCTAGCCCTGGTCACGGTGTTGACGCTCGGCTGGATGCTGCACTACGCCAGCTATGGCCTGGACTTCACGGACGAAGGCTTTTACCTGAATTGGCTCAGGAGTCCTGGGGAATACGCGGTTTCGCCCACCCAGTTCGGGTTCGTTTATCACCTCTTGTATGTCCTGCTGGACGGGGACATTGCCGCCCTGCGCCGGGCCAATATCCTCCTGACCTTCGGCCTGGCTTGGGGACTGTCCCATGGCGTACTGCGCTACAGCCTGACAGCCGCTGGTGCAGGCGCGCTCTGGCGGCCCATTCAGGGGCTCTGTACGTCAGGCGCGCTCGCCTGCGGTGCGTTGGCTGCATTCAACAACAACCTGCTCACCCCGAACTACAACACTCTCAATCTGCAAGCGCTGACGCTGACACTCTGGGGCGTGGTACTCGCCCTGCATCCACAGCGCCGGGCATGGCTATGCGGCCTGGTCATTGGCGTTGGTGGCGCCTTGTGTTTCCTTGCCAAGCCCACCTCCGCGATCATCCTGGGTTTGCTCGCGTTCCTGTGCCTGGCAGGTCGCCCTCGACGCAATCTGCCCGTGCTCGTGATCGCCGTTGCTGTGGCTGCGTGCAGTCTGCTCCTCGCAGCCATAGGGATAGACGGCACGCCCACGGCATTCCTTGAACGCCTGCAGCGCACACAGCACAGCGACTATCAGTTGGGCGGCGGGCACGACTGGCTCAGCTTGCTGAAGATAGATACGTTCGTGCTGGAGCCCGCGCTTTTCAATCACTTGGTTCAGTTGGCGCTGCTTACCGCGGCGCTGACAGCGCTCGCTTGCTTCGACAAAAAACTGATCCGCTCTCTTGCGATTGCAGGCAGCCTTGCCCTGGGCGTCACGGCGGTGGCTCTCAGCCTCGGCAACATTCCAATCACGCTGCCGGGCTCCCTCTTTCACGGCATGCTCGGCTGGGGAATCGTGCTGGGTCTGTTGCCAGCCACGCTCTACTACCTGGCAAAGGTCGGCAACCAGACGCCGCAACTGGATCCGGTCGTAGCCGCTTTGCTCATCACGCTGCTTTGTCTTCCGCACGCATACGCCTTCGGCACGAACAACCAGTATTGGAATCTGGGGGGCTTCGCCCTGTATTTCTGGATACTGGGCGGCGTGCTGCTCTTCGTGAGTGCACGCGCCCTGCATGGCAAGCCCCCCGCACTGCTGCCTGCCGCGGCAGCCACCCAGCTTCTCACGGTCGTTATGGTGGGGACGGGCCTCACCCAGCCTTACCGCCAACCCGCACTCATCTGGACCAACACCCACCCCGTTGCCGTGGGCAACACGGATTCGCGCCTGACCATCACGGCGGACGCTGCACGCTATCTCGAAGCGCTGACGCGGGACGCCACGCAAGCTGGGTTCCTGCCCGACACGCCGCTGATAGACTTGACAGGACAATCGCCGACCGTCCTGTATGCCCTGCAGGCAAAACCGACTGGATCTGCCTGGCTGATCGGCGGCTATAGCCTCAGCGGACCGTTCGCCATCAACATGCTGCGCCTGGAGTCCTGCGACGACTTGGCACAAGCCTGGTTGTTGCGCGAACCCGAAGGCCCGCGTAGCCTGCCCGACACGCTGACGCAGACATTGGGGCTCGGCCAGATTGAGCAAGACTTTGCAGTCGTCGCCAAGCTCGATACCCCGCCAGGCGCGGGAGGCTACCCAGAGTCCCGACGCCAGCAGCTCCTCAAGCCTGTACGCCCGGCGCAGACAGCTGAAGCCAGCTGCCTCCGTTCTCGATCTGTCCCTTCTGAACATTGACGCCGGGCATCTCGCCCCTGGAGCAACATACCCAATGAGAAAAGGCATCATCCTCGCCGGCGGCCAAGGCACGCGGCTCTACCCGATGACCCGTTGCATCAGCAAGCAGTTGCTGCCCATCTTCGACAAGCCCATGGTCTATTACCCCTTGTCGGTACTGATGCTCGCGGGGATCCAGGAAATTCTGATCATTTCCACACCGACGGATCTCCCCCGTTTCAAGGAACTCCTCGGTGATGGCGCCCCCTTGGGGCTGAAGCTGTCCTACGCCGCGCAAGAGACGCCCCGCGGACTGGCTGACGCCTTCGTGGTTGGAGAGTCATTCATTGGTGACAGCGACGTCGCGCTCATCCTCGGGGACAACATTTTCTATGGCGTCGGCCTCTCCACGTCGCTGGAGCGCGCCATGAGCAGACGTCAGGGCGCCACGGTGTTCAGCTACGAGGTCATGGATGCCCGTGCGTTCGGCGTCGTCGAGTTCGACGCCGAGGGCAAGGCCATCAGCCTGGAGGAAAAACCTGCAAAGCCTCGTTCCAATCATGCTGTCACCGGTCTGTACTTCTACGACAACACCGTGGTCGCGCACGCGAAACGCCTCGCGCCTTCCCCGCGGGGAGAGATCGAGATCACGGACCTGAACAGGATCTACCTGGAGCAGGATGCGTTGCATGTCGAGCGGCTGGGACGCGGATTCGCCTGGCTGGACACGGGTACGGCCGATGGGCTCCTCGACGCCGCGAACCTGGTCGCCACCGTCGAGCGCCGCCAGGGCATGAAGATCGCGTGCCTGGAAGAAATTGCCTGGCGCAACCACTGGATCGACAATGCAGCGTTACTGCGCCAGGCCGACCAGATCGGCAAGAATGCCTATGCTGACTATCTTCGCCGGCTGACGCAGGACGTCCGCTGATCACCGCCCCCTCATCGCAAAGCCATGGACACCATCCCCTTCAATCGTCCGCCGATCACCGGCCGTGAAATCGACTACCTGAAACACGTCATCGACAGCGGCAACCTGGCGGGAGATGGCCCCTACACACAGAAATGCCACGCATGGCTGGCGTCCCAGCTGGGCTCCCCCCATGCCCTGCTGACGCACTCCTGCACGGGCGCGCTCGAGATCGCCGCCTTGCTCTGCGACATCCAGCCCGGCGACGAGGTCATCATGCCCTCGTTCACATTCGTCAGCACCGCCAACGCCTTCGTGCTGCGCGGCGCGACCTGCGTGTTCGTGGACATCCGGGCGGACACGCTGAACCTTGACGAAACGCTCATCGAAGCCGCCATCACGGACAAGACGCGCGCCATCGTACCCGTGCACTATGCCGGCGTCGGCTGCGACATGGACACCATCAATGCCATCGCGGCGCGCCACGGACTCAAGGTATTGGAAGATGCCGCCCAGGGACTCGGCGCGACGTGGCGAGGCCAGGCGCTGGGCACGTTGGGAGATTTCGGCGCGCTCAGCTTCCACGGGACGAAGAACATCGTCGCCGGCGAAGGCGGCGCACTGCTCGTGCGTGACGATGCGCATGCGGAACACGCCGAGATCCTGAGGGAGAAAGGCACCGACCGCTCGCGCTTCCTGCGTGGCGACGTCGACAAATACACGTGGCAGGACGTTGGTTCGTCATACCTGCCCAGCGAGTTGACCGCGGCCTTCCTGCTTGCGCAGCTCGAGGACAGCCAAGCCATCACGGCACGACGGCTGGCCGCCTGGCAGCGCTATCGGGATGCCCTGCTGCCTCTGGAGGCTGCGGGCAAACTGCGGTTGCAGGCCATCCCTGAAGAAGCGCGGCACAATGGCCACATCTTCTCGCTCGTGCTGGACAGCGAAGCGCAACGTACGCGCGTCCTGCAGGCGCTGCGGGAACAGAGCATCCAGGCGACCAGCCACTATGTATCGCTGCATGCGTCGCCCGCCGGCCTGCGCCACGGCCGTGCATCCGGCGCACTGAGCGTGACCGAACACGTCTCCAGCGCGCAAGTGCGCCTTCCCGTGTACGCGGACATCACGGAGTCGGACCAAGCGCGCGTCATTGCGACGCTTTGCTCAGCCCTCTGAGTTTTTGGGCATTGAGGCCGCGGGGCGAAAGACAAAGAGCCGCATCGCCACGAAGAGAAAGGCCGCGACGACGAAAATGGCAATGGCCTGAACCCATTGATGCGGGTAGCCCAGCCGGTCGACAAAGCCCCACAGCAGCGCGAAATTGATCGAGTACCCCACGAGGTGGGCCAGCACGTAACGGCCCGCAGCGCCCAGCAGGCTGCCCTCGTGGGAAAACGTGAGCTTCCGGTTAGCCAGGAAGCTCAACGTGGCGCCCACCGCATAAAGCACGGTCATCGTCATCTTGGGTGTCGTACCCAGCGTCGTCAGGCCCAGGTAGACCAGATAGCCCGCCAGATTGCTGAGTACCCCTATCGTGCCATAGGAGATCAGCTGCTTCAGCAGGCGCAAACGCCCGGCCCTGTCACTCATCTTCGTATTCACCGCCACAGATGCGTCCGGGCTCACTCGGCCAGACATTCAGGGTTCTCCAGCCTGGCCAGGCCGAATCCGCTACGACCATAGCCATTGCCGTTGTAGAGCATGTAATACGTGCCTTGTAGCGCAAAGACGCAGGGATAGGTCCTTTCGGTGTCCTCCCAGGCCTCGGGCTGCCCCAGGAACCGCAACTGGTCATCTTGCCGTACCCAATCGCCGCCGGTCCGCCGCGACGCGAAACCGAGCTGGTAGTCAGGATTGCGCCGGGCGTACCACATGAACTGCCGCTCACCGCGCGCCACCACGCAAGGCCGGGACACTGCGTACTCCTGCGGGTCCGCCGCACCGGCCAGGCCCACCACGGTCCGGGAGTCAGCCTGCCACTGCAAGCCATCCGGCGAGGTCGCGGACTTCACGACATGCTGCATCTCCAGCCCCTGCGCCCCCCAGGCCAGGTGGGAACCGAACCACATCGTCCACGCATCACCATCGCGCAACACCCATGGATAGCCCAGCGTGAACGGATTGGCCTCGCTGCGGCCCACGATGGGCGCAACGGCATGGCGCACGAAGGTCGAACCCGCATCGTGCGAGACCGCAAGCCCGATGAAGTTAGTGAATGGCACGCCCTTGCCCAGGGACCAACCCAGGTAGTACGCCAGCAGGGTGTCGCTGACACTCACCACGCACGACACCGTCACGCCATCCGCGTCGAAGGCGCCACGAGCGCCCGGCGCAAGCAACGGACCGCGCACCGCGCCGATCCGTGCATGCCTGTCCCGGTCGATTTCGATATCGAGACTCGCCAACTGGGATCGGCCTTGAGAATCACGGGGAGAGAAATACACCCGCACACGGCGGTCATCGAGCGGCAATGCCGTCGGGTAACTGGCGTGACTGGCGGCCCAATCCAGCCCAGCCAGGCCATCCTGCACCTGACCCAAGGGGCGCCATAGCTGAATTGCGGCACTGTCCTGCATCAGATCTCCAGGAGGAAGGGGTGGAATCCACGCTCCCGCAGTCTGGCTACGACAGTAGCAGCGCCTGCGCGATGCACAGCGACGAACACTATCCGCCGCAGGTCCGGCGCGTCGAGCGCGCGTACTGGCTTGCCAAGGCCGGCATAGGCGCTAAACGCCGTCACGCCATAGCTGGGGACCTCAGACATGAGGGACACTCCGGGACGAATCAAATGCGCTTGAGGCGCGAACTGGGCACTCTCGAACGTTCGGCTGCTGCCGCGGCATAGACGCCCTCGGGCTCGGCGTCTGCCAGCAGCGTGACGCCTGCGCCGATGACACAACGCGGGCCGATGACGAGATGGTCACGCAAGGTGGCATTCACACCGATGAAGCAGGCTTCGCCAATGCGCACGCCACCCGATACCACGACGTGAGACGCAATGAAGACGTCGTCTTCAATCGTGCTGTGATGGCCGATGTGATTACCGCTCCAGAGCGTCACGTTCTCGCCGATCGAGACGAAAGGCTGGACGGTGTTGTCCTCCAGGATGAAGCCGTTCTCCCCAGGCGGGTTCGGTGCGAGATAGGTGCATCGCGAACTGACATAGCTGGCCAGGCGATATCCCGCCGCCCTTGCCGCGTCGAATTTCTCGCGGCGCAACCGATTCAGTTTCGTGTAGCTGAGCGCGATGAACATATCGTGGGTATCGGGTGGGAAGCGCTGCGCCACCTCTTCGAACGCCACCACGGGCAAGCCTTGGAAATCACCGTCGGGCAGGTACGCCCTGTCGACCGTAAACGCCGCCACCTCGCGCCCGGCATCTGTGGTGAAGTAATAATGCGCAAGCTCGGCAATATCGCCAGCGCCGAAGATGACGAGAGGCTTCATCTATTTCCTTACCAGGATAGTGAACTCGTAGAGATCATAATCGTGCAGCAACGCCACATTGCGGGCGTATTTACGTTTGCACAGGTCGAACCAGAATCCCGGATCCGCGTAGTACAGGTCGGGACGCTTCCGGTCCTCGTCCGAATAGGACGTCAGGCAGTTGAATGCAAACCCCTTGGTGCTGGCGCGATCCATGACATCCAGCGTGGAGGTCATATAGGCCAGCCACTCTTCGTCGCCACGGCTGAGGCGAACGTTGAAGATGCCGCTGGCCACGCAGTAATCTGCCTGGGCGTCAGGCGAGGCACCGATGTGAAAGCTCGCCCCATCATGCACGCCCGCGGCCGCGCGGGCTGCGAGGATCATTTCCTCGCTGATGTCCCAGCCCTGGTACGTCACCCCCGGATGGCTGGCCGCCAGGAACCGCAGCAATGCGCCGTAGCCACAGCCGATGTCATGCAGCGAGCACGGCACCTCGCCAGGCGGCAGCAGCCTGCGCAGTTGCGCGAACCGCAGGTTCTGGCCTTCCTCGGTGCTCCAGTCCACGCCACGAGATGTCGTGCCATACGTGCGCAGCTTGCCGGTGTAGTAATCGGCGACCTCACGCAGGAGATTATCGGTGTTCGGCATGGACGTGCACTTTCCTGACAATGGTGTTGGGGCGCTGCTTGGTTTCGGAGAAGACCTTGGACAGATAGATGCCGATCACGCCCAGGAAGGAAATCACCAGTCCGCCCAGCAACCAGACGGACACCATGACGGATGTCCAGCCGTCGGGCGGCCGGGAGGCAATCAGCCAATTGAATACAAGATAGGCGGTGTAGAGCAAGGCGGCGGCGAAAATGCTCATGCCCGTATAGAAAATAAGGATCAACGGACGATTGCTGACGGAAACGACCGAGTTGACCAGCAGATAGGCCTTTTGCCGGAAACCGTAAGTCGTTTCACTGTGACTGAGCTTGGTCACCTGCTGCGCCACCTGGCGAAAACCGGTGAGATACCACAGCCCCGCAAGAAACACCTCGCGCTCGCGGAACTGCAACAGCGCGTCCACGTAACGCCGGGTCATCAATCGGGCCGTGACCAGATTGCGCGGCAGCGAAATGCCCGCCAGCCCGCGCATGAGTATGTAGAACAGCTCGCCAGACCAGCGCTCCATCCAGCCCCCCTTTCGGCGCGCCTGCACGCCGTACACGACGTCGGCGGCATCGTCGAGCCGTTGCCGGGCGAAGTCGGGCAGCCATTCCGGCAGCTCTTCCAGGTCACTGTCCAACAGGAACACTTCCTCCCCCGCACTGTGGACCAACCCTTCCATGATGGCTTTGTGATGTCCGAAGTTACGCGAAAGATCGACGACCTTCAGATGTGGATCGCCTTGCATCAGCGCCAGGGCGATCTGCAGGGAATCATCCGGCGAACCGTCATTGACCATGACGATCTCGTAATCCTGTCCGGCATGCGCCCGGGCCACTTCGCTGGCCCGGCGATGAAACTCCTCCAGATGAGGCGAGGAGCGATAGAGAGTGGTGACGATCGAGAGCTTCATGCCAGGGAGGACGCCAGGAGGCCGTCGGTCGATTGGTTCAGATAGGCTCGGGCATCGGGCCCGGTCATGAGCAGCAGGTCCAGCAGCGACACATCATGGCGGAACGGCCCATGCAACTGAGGGTATTCCGGGTAGCCGTCGTAACGCATCCACTCGACACTCATTCCACGCGAGCTGAAGATGGATACGTCCATGTACGCCTGTGCCGACGGACCGGAAAGATAATGGGTGCCGCCCGCGCGCTGGCACAACACGGCAAGGCGGGTCGTAGGGTCCAGCGCATCCAATTCGTCCAGCGGCACGAGATCATAAGATGCGTGGTACGTCGTGGAAATACCCAGGTACTGCGCCCAGGCCTCAATGAAAAATCGGTTGACGTCGGTCAAACGCTGCAGCTCGCCAGCCTGCTCATACAGGCCAGCCAGCCAGGAGCGCAACTCGGCCATGAAGGGCGCGCGCGCATAGGCCTGCTCGATGGAGCGCCAGTGCTTCGCAGCCCACTTGGGATCAGAGACGTGGACATCGCAGATTCGCGTCTGGCGATCCTGGTGCACCGGCACGCTCAGCCACTGCTCGCCATTGGCGGTCTTGATGCGATTGCGCGTGCGCCAGTCCCGGCGCGTGGCCTGGACATCGTCCAGGAAAATGAATGCATCCGCGCGCCGGATCATGTCGAAGTATCCCTTCCAAGGGATATAGCTGGACTGGATGATGGCGACGGTCTTGGGAGTGGACATGGATGAGAGAGACATGAGCAGGGAAGGAAGGCGATGCGGACTTTCGCCCGGCTACAGCCTCAAGTCCTCGCGGCGCTGATAGGCGCCGCTGATGACGCCATCGACCCATTCAGCATGTTCAAGATACCAGTCGACGGTCAGGGCAAGTCCATCCGCGAACGTCTGAGCCGGGCGCCAGCCCAGCTCGCTGGCAATCTTGCGCGCATCGATGGCATAACGACGGTCATGGCCGGGCCTGTCCGTGACAAATGCGATCTGCCGGGCGTAGGGAAGACCGTCGGCACGCGGCGCCCGGGCATCCAGCAAACCGCAGATCTGCGCCACGACTGACAGATTAGTCTGCTCGTTCAGGCCGCCGATGTTGTAGGTTTCACCTGGCTGCCCTGCGTCGAGCACCCGGCGAATGGCCGCGCAGTGATCGCCGACATACAGCCAGTCACGCACTTGCTGGCCATCGCCATAGACTGGCAACGACTCGCCCGTCAGTGCCCGGCGGATGACCAGGGGAATGAGCTTCTCCGGAAACTGGTAGGGGCCATAGTTGTTGGAGCAATTAGTGATGAGCGTGGGCAGCCCATAGGTGTGATGCCAGGCTCGCACGAGATGGTCGCTGGCTGCCTTGGTCGCCGAATAAGGGCTGTTCGGTTGATAAGGCGTGGTTTCGCTGAAAGCGGGATCCTCGGGCGCCAAGGTTCCGTAGACCTCGTCGGTGGAGACGTGCAGGAAACGAAATGCCTCGCGCTCGCCGGCCGGTAGCCCGGACCAATAGGAGCGCGCGGCCTCCAGCAACTCGAAAGTGCCCTGCACATTGGTCCGCACGAAGGCGCGCGGACCGGCAATGGAGTTGTCCACGTGCGACTCTGCCGCGAAGTGCACGATCGCCCTTGGTCGGTGCCGGGCCAGCAGAGCGGCCACACAGGCGCCATCCGCGATGTCGCCATGCACGAAGACGTGCCTGGGATCTCCCTGGCAGGAAGCAAGCGTCTGCAGATTCCCCGCATAGGTGAGCGCATCCAGGTTGACGAGGGGCTCATCGCCCTGCGCCAACCAATCGAGCACGAAATTCCCGCCGATGAAGCCGGCCCCACCTGTCACGAGGATCACTTTGCCCGTGCTCCGCTAGTTATTGTCATGTTCTGGCCAGCATATCAGCGGCCGTAAGTCGGGGGATGATACTACTGCTGCGCCGCAGCATGCCTGCCAGGGTTCTTCCCCTGTTCAAGCCCGTGCGACAGGTCCAGAATGGAATCACAAGAATCACAAACACCAGGCTGGAGACTGTCATGCGCATCGCCGACGCCCAATGGATACCCGCCGCCCAGCACCAGGTCTGGGACGCCTTGAATGACCCGGCCATCCTGCAGCGCT from Orrella dioscoreae includes the following:
- a CDS encoding glycosyltransferase family 2 protein; the protein is MKLSIVTTLYRSSPHLEEFHRRASEVARAHAGQDYEIVMVNDGSPDDSLQIALALMQGDPHLKVVDLSRNFGHHKAIMEGLVHSAGEEVFLLDSDLEELPEWLPDFARQRLDDAADVVYGVQARRKGGWMERWSGELFYILMRGLAGISLPRNLVTARLMTRRYVDALLQFREREVFLAGLWYLTGFRQVAQQVTKLSHSETTYGFRQKAYLLVNSVVSVSNRPLILIFYTGMSIFAAALLYTAYLVFNWLIASRPPDGWTSVMVSVWLLGGLVISFLGVIGIYLSKVFSETKQRPNTIVRKVHVHAEHR
- a CDS encoding class I SAM-dependent methyltransferase, whose protein sequence is MPNTDNLLREVADYYTGKLRTYGTTSRGVDWSTEEGQNLRFAQLRRLLPPGEVPCSLHDIGCGYGALLRFLAASHPGVTYQGWDISEEMILAARAAAGVHDGASFHIGASPDAQADYCVASGIFNVRLSRGDEEWLAYMTSTLDVMDRASTKGFAFNCLTSYSDEDRKRPDLYYADPGFWFDLCKRKYARNVALLHDYDLYEFTILVRK
- a CDS encoding WbqC family protein, with amino-acid sequence MSTPKTVAIIQSSYIPWKGYFDMIRRADAFIFLDDVQATRRDWRTRNRIKTANGEQWLSVPVHQDRQTRICDVHVSDPKWAAKHWRSIEQAYARAPFMAELRSWLAGLYEQAGELQRLTDVNRFFIEAWAQYLGISTTYHASYDLVPLDELDALDPTTRLAVLCQRAGGTHYLSGPSAQAYMDVSIFSSRGMSVEWMRYDGYPEYPQLHGPFRHDVSLLDLLLMTGPDARAYLNQSTDGLLASSLA
- a CDS encoding GtrA family protein — translated: MSGRVSPDASVAVNTKMSDRAGRLRLLKQLISYGTIGVLSNLAGYLVYLGLTTLGTTPKMTMTVLYAVGATLSFLANRKLTFSHEGSLLGAAGRYVLAHLVGYSINFALLWGFVDRLGYPHQWVQAIAIFVVAAFLFVAMRLFVFRPAASMPKNSEG
- a CDS encoding acetyltransferase; translated protein: MKPLVIFGAGDIAELAHYYFTTDAGREVAAFTVDRAYLPDGDFQGLPVVAFEEVAQRFPPDTHDMFIALSYTKLNRLRREKFDAARAAGYRLASYVSSRCTYLAPNPPGENGFILEDNTVQPFVSIGENVTLWSGNHIGHHSTIEDDVFIASHVVVSGGVRIGEACFIGVNATLRDHLVIGPRCVIGAGVTLLADAEPEGVYAAAAAERSRVPSSRLKRI
- a CDS encoding glycoside hydrolase family protein; the encoded protein is MQDSAAIQLWRPLGQVQDGLAGLDWAASHASYPTALPLDDRRVRVYFSPRDSQGRSQLASLDIEIDRDRHARIGAVRGPLLAPGARGAFDADGVTVSCVVSVSDTLLAYYLGWSLGKGVPFTNFIGLAVSHDAGSTFVRHAVAPIVGRSEANPFTLGYPWVLRDGDAWTMWFGSHLAWGAQGLEMQHVVKSATSPDGLQWQADSRTVVGLAGAADPQEYAVSRPCVVARGERQFMWYARRNPDYQLGFASRRTGGDWVRQDDQLRFLGQPEAWEDTERTYPCVFALQGTYYMLYNGNGYGRSGFGLARLENPECLAE
- the rffA gene encoding dTDP-4-amino-4,6-dideoxygalactose transaminase; the encoded protein is MDTIPFNRPPITGREIDYLKHVIDSGNLAGDGPYTQKCHAWLASQLGSPHALLTHSCTGALEIAALLCDIQPGDEVIMPSFTFVSTANAFVLRGATCVFVDIRADTLNLDETLIEAAITDKTRAIVPVHYAGVGCDMDTINAIAARHGLKVLEDAAQGLGATWRGQALGTLGDFGALSFHGTKNIVAGEGGALLVRDDAHAEHAEILREKGTDRSRFLRGDVDKYTWQDVGSSYLPSELTAAFLLAQLEDSQAITARRLAAWQRYRDALLPLEAAGKLRLQAIPEEARHNGHIFSLVLDSEAQRTRVLQALREQSIQATSHYVSLHASPAGLRHGRASGALSVTEHVSSAQVRLPVYADITESDQARVIATLCSAL
- the rfbA gene encoding glucose-1-phosphate thymidylyltransferase RfbA → MRKGIILAGGQGTRLYPMTRCISKQLLPIFDKPMVYYPLSVLMLAGIQEILIISTPTDLPRFKELLGDGAPLGLKLSYAAQETPRGLADAFVVGESFIGDSDVALILGDNIFYGVGLSTSLERAMSRRQGATVFSYEVMDARAFGVVEFDAEGKAISLEEKPAKPRSNHAVTGLYFYDNTVVAHAKRLAPSPRGEIEITDLNRIYLEQDALHVERLGRGFAWLDTGTADGLLDAANLVATVERRQGMKIACLEEIAWRNHWIDNAALLRQADQIGKNAYADYLRRLTQDVR
- a CDS encoding 3-deoxy-D-manno-octulosonic acid transferase produces the protein MPGRTLYTWALRLLAPVLWLWMWRRARKAGGHWHILGVERLGWVTPSAPDNRPVWVHAVSLGETRAAEPLLRALLARGLPVLLTHMTATGRAEGARLFPDAIAQGQLRQAWLPYDFPGATRRFLARARPRCGVLIEREVWPNLLAQARKQGVPMALASARFSPSSLAQARWLGEALREALAGLDIVLAQTAEDGGRLALAGARDIQVVGNLKFDLTLPPDQVSSGKAWRQALGRPVLAVASTREGEEAMLLAALRAHPLPKVNDQAPLVVLIPRHPQRFGDVADLLRAQGVSFARRSEGADVAALADKAVLLGDSLGEMPFYYAGADVAIVAGSFAPLGGHNLIEACAAGVPVVVGPHTKNFAQAVDDAVAAGAALQVLDADAAIDFVSALLNDGPRRAAMAEAARAWQVSHVGATARIMDALPLD
- the rfbB gene encoding dTDP-glucose 4,6-dehydratase: MILVTGGAGFIGGNFVLDWLAQGDEPLVNLDALTYAGNLQTLASCQGDPRHVFVHGDIADGACVAALLARHRPRAIVHFAAESHVDNSIAGPRAFVRTNVQGTFELLEAARSYWSGLPAGEREAFRFLHVSTDEVYGTLAPEDPAFSETTPYQPNSPYSATKAASDHLVRAWHHTYGLPTLITNCSNNYGPYQFPEKLIPLVIRRALTGESLPVYGDGQQVRDWLYVGDHCAAIRRVLDAGQPGETYNIGGLNEQTNLSVVAQICGLLDARAPRADGLPYARQIAFVTDRPGHDRRYAIDARKIASELGWRPAQTFADGLALTVDWYLEHAEWVDGVISGAYQRREDLRL
- the waaC gene encoding lipopolysaccharide heptosyltransferase I, which produces MPTRILIVRTSSLGDLVHMLPAISDIAAHVPGAQIDWLAEESFAEIPGWHPAVNEVIRVAHRRWRKAWWSAPVRAERAALRQRLRDVRYDIVLDMQALMKSAWLVRQARGVKHGLDWRSAREPLASLFYDVRHRVEFWQPAVIRQRKLAASVFGYTPQGAPDFGLQAFARVPGQAPAEGQATGSPYAIIMPSASRDDKLWPVEDWQAVFDQLQEAGLGLRLLAGNAAETARAQSLIVARENAVVLPRMGLTEIARELAGARLMVGLDSGLTHLSAGLGRPTVGIYKASTPVRTPLVGSAYTASLGDRGAPPSRDAVQRAVEQALGEAPDA